One Mycobacteroides abscessus ATCC 19977 genomic window carries:
- the glgA gene encoding glycogen synthase, whose translation MTRVAMMTREYPPEVYGGAGVHVTELVAQLRTLCDVDVHCMGAPRDNAFVHRPDPALDGANPALTTLSADLVMAAAAAGSTVVHSHTWYTGMAGHLAKLLHGIPHVVTAHSLEPRRPWKAEQLGGGYRVSSWVEHTAIHAADAVIAVSGGMRDDIIATYPGLDPDRIHVVRNGIDTTSWYPVDPEEAFAQPGSVLAGLGVDLTRPIVAFVGRITRQKGLAHLVAAAHRFSPEVQLILCAGEPDTPEIAEQITGAVTELAAARPGVHWIREFLPTPKLREVLSAATVFVCPSIYEPLGIVNLEAMACGTAVVASRVGGIPEVVADGVTGTLVAYESSEAAAFEAGLADAVNALVADPARATAYGNAGRARCIEEFSWAHIAEMTLQIYQKVCS comes from the coding sequence ATGACGCGGGTGGCCATGATGACGCGGGAGTATCCACCCGAGGTGTACGGCGGGGCGGGTGTCCATGTCACCGAGCTGGTTGCACAGCTGCGCACACTGTGCGATGTCGACGTGCACTGTATGGGCGCGCCCCGCGACAACGCGTTCGTGCATCGGCCCGACCCCGCGCTGGACGGCGCCAACCCCGCCCTGACCACCCTGTCCGCCGATCTGGTGATGGCCGCCGCGGCCGCCGGCTCGACCGTGGTGCATTCGCATACCTGGTACACGGGAATGGCCGGTCATCTGGCCAAGCTGCTGCACGGCATCCCGCACGTCGTGACCGCACATTCCCTGGAGCCACGCCGCCCATGGAAGGCCGAACAGCTCGGCGGCGGATACCGGGTGTCGTCGTGGGTGGAACACACCGCCATACACGCCGCTGATGCCGTCATCGCGGTCAGCGGCGGGATGCGCGATGACATCATCGCGACCTATCCCGGCCTCGACCCCGACCGGATTCATGTGGTGCGCAATGGGATCGACACCACCTCGTGGTACCCGGTGGATCCGGAGGAGGCGTTCGCCCAACCCGGATCGGTGCTTGCCGGGCTCGGCGTGGACCTGACTCGTCCGATTGTGGCGTTCGTCGGGCGGATCACCCGGCAGAAGGGGCTGGCGCACCTGGTGGCCGCGGCGCACCGTTTCTCGCCCGAGGTGCAACTGATCCTGTGCGCGGGCGAGCCCGATACCCCCGAAATCGCCGAGCAGATCACCGGAGCCGTCACCGAGTTGGCCGCGGCCCGGCCCGGCGTTCACTGGATACGGGAGTTTCTGCCCACGCCCAAGCTGCGGGAGGTGCTTTCTGCGGCGACGGTTTTTGTGTGCCCGTCGATCTACGAACCGTTGGGCATCGTGAACCTGGAAGCCATGGCGTGTGGCACCGCGGTGGTGGCATCGCGCGTCGGCGGAATCCCCGAAGTGGTTGCCGACGGGGTCACCGGAACACTGGTGGCGTACGAGAGCAGCGAAGCTGCCGCGTTCGAGGCGGGGCTCGCCGATGCGGTCAACGCACTGGTCGCGGACCCGGCCCGGGCCACTGCGTACGGCAACGCCGGCAGAGCACGGTGTATCGAAGAGTTCTCGTGGGCGCACATCGCAGAGATGACGCTGCAGATCTACCAAAAAGTCTGCAGCTAG
- the glgC gene encoding glucose-1-phosphate adenylyltransferase — MRASPHVLGIVLAGGEGKRLYPLTADRAKPAVPFGGAYRLIDFVLSNLVNARFLRICVLTQYKSHSLDRHISQNWRLSGLAGEYITPVPAQQRLGPRWYTGSADAIHQSLNLIFDEDPEYIVVFGADHVYRMDPEQMLDFHIESGAAVTVAGIRVPRTEASAFGCIDADDTGRIREFVEKPANPPGTPDDPDAAFVSMGNYIFTTKELIDVIRADADDDHSDHDMGGDIIPRLVADGRAAVYDFNTNLVPGATERDHAYWRDVGTLDAFYDAHMDLVSVHPVFNLYNRRWPIRGESENLAPAKFVNGGSAQESVVGAGSIVSAASVRNSVLSSNVVIDDGAVVEGSVLMPGVRVGRGAVVRHAILDKNVVVGVGEQVGVDIERDRERFNVSAGGVVAVGKGVWI, encoded by the coding sequence ATGAGGGCATCGCCACACGTTCTGGGGATCGTGCTTGCCGGCGGTGAAGGCAAGCGGCTCTACCCGTTGACTGCCGATCGAGCGAAACCGGCGGTGCCCTTCGGTGGCGCGTATCGCCTCATCGACTTCGTGCTGAGCAACCTGGTCAACGCGCGGTTCCTGCGTATTTGCGTTCTCACCCAATACAAATCGCATTCACTGGACCGGCACATCTCGCAGAACTGGCGTCTGTCGGGTCTGGCGGGGGAGTACATCACCCCGGTGCCCGCTCAACAGCGACTCGGCCCGCGCTGGTACACCGGTAGCGCCGATGCCATCCATCAGTCGCTCAATCTGATCTTCGACGAGGATCCCGAGTACATCGTGGTGTTCGGTGCCGACCACGTGTACCGGATGGACCCCGAGCAGATGCTGGACTTTCACATAGAAAGTGGAGCAGCGGTGACCGTCGCGGGCATCCGGGTGCCCCGCACCGAGGCGAGTGCGTTCGGATGCATCGATGCCGACGACACTGGGCGCATTCGCGAGTTCGTGGAGAAGCCGGCGAATCCTCCCGGTACTCCGGACGATCCCGATGCGGCCTTCGTCTCGATGGGGAACTACATCTTCACCACCAAGGAACTCATCGACGTGATCCGCGCGGATGCCGATGACGACCATTCCGACCACGACATGGGCGGTGACATCATTCCCCGGCTGGTGGCCGACGGCCGCGCGGCAGTCTACGACTTCAACACCAACCTGGTCCCCGGAGCCACCGAGCGTGATCACGCCTACTGGCGCGATGTCGGAACCCTGGACGCGTTCTATGACGCGCACATGGATCTGGTGTCGGTGCATCCGGTGTTCAATCTGTACAACCGGCGCTGGCCGATCCGCGGTGAATCGGAGAACCTGGCGCCCGCCAAGTTCGTCAACGGGGGATCGGCGCAAGAGTCGGTGGTGGGGGCCGGCAGCATCGTGTCTGCTGCGTCGGTGCGTAATTCGGTGCTGTCCTCCAACGTCGTGATCGACGACGGCGCCGTCGTCGAGGGCAGTGTGCTGATGCCCGGCGTGCGGGTGGGGCGCGGCGCCGTGGTGCGGCACGCGATTCTGGACAAGAACGTGGTAGTCGGTGTGGGCGAACAGGTTGGCGTCGATATCGAGCGCGACCGGGAACGCTTCAACGTCAGCGCGGGCGGCGTGGTCGCCGTCGGTAAGGGCGTCTGGATCTGA
- a CDS encoding DUF3117 domain-containing protein, whose translation MAAMKPRTGDGPLEATKEGRGIVMRVPLEGGGRLVVELTPDEAAALGDELKNVTS comes from the coding sequence ATGGCGGCCATGAAGCCCCGAACAGGCGACGGTCCTCTCGAGGCTACGAAAGAGGGGCGTGGAATCGTCATGCGCGTGCCACTGGAAGGTGGCGGTCGCTTGGTGGTCGAGCTGACCCCTGATGAGGCTGCCGCGCTCGGCGACGAACTCAAGAACGTCACCAGCTAG
- a CDS encoding DNA-3-methyladenine glycosylase I encodes MPSKEPTRCAWAVDSAGSTLYTEYHDTEWGRPLYGRDALFERLCLEAFQSGLAWITILRKREGFRRAFDGFRPEKVARYTDQDIARLMADAEIVRNRAKIESAISNARAVLDLDTDLSDLLWSFAPKRRARPQLLSEVPAVTEESTAMAKELKRRGFRFVGPTTAYALMQATGMVDDHVRSCWVPRAETAPI; translated from the coding sequence ATGCCGAGTAAGGAACCCACCCGGTGTGCCTGGGCCGTGGATTCGGCCGGATCCACGTTGTACACCGAGTACCACGACACCGAATGGGGACGGCCGCTGTACGGCCGCGATGCCTTGTTCGAGCGGCTATGCCTGGAGGCCTTCCAGAGCGGCCTGGCCTGGATAACCATCTTGCGCAAACGCGAGGGCTTCCGGCGTGCGTTCGACGGTTTCCGACCCGAAAAAGTTGCCCGATACACCGACCAGGACATTGCCCGGCTGATGGCGGATGCCGAGATCGTGCGGAACCGCGCCAAGATCGAGTCGGCCATCTCCAATGCCCGCGCCGTCCTCGATCTGGACACCGATCTTTCGGACTTGCTGTGGTCGTTTGCGCCGAAACGCCGCGCCCGGCCACAGCTTCTTTCGGAGGTGCCCGCGGTGACCGAAGAGAGCACCGCCATGGCCAAGGAACTCAAACGTCGGGGGTTCCGTTTTGTGGGGCCTACCACGGCATATGCACTCATGCAGGCCACCGGAATGGTGGACGATCATGTGCGTTCGTGTTGGGTTCCGCGAGCCGAGACCGCACCTATCTGA
- a CDS encoding DivIVA domain-containing protein → MTFALTYLLVLIAVAAVLFVLGSMLFGRGEQLPPLPKGTTATVLPADKVTGADVDAVKFSLVFRGYKASEVDWVLDRLARQIDDLRAELDEVRDARDNVDANAE, encoded by the coding sequence GTGACGTTCGCACTGACGTATCTGCTGGTTCTCATCGCGGTGGCCGCCGTGCTGTTCGTGCTGGGCTCGATGCTGTTCGGGCGCGGGGAGCAGCTGCCGCCGCTGCCCAAGGGCACCACCGCCACCGTCTTGCCGGCCGACAAGGTGACCGGCGCCGACGTGGACGCCGTGAAGTTCTCCCTGGTGTTCCGCGGCTACAAGGCCAGCGAGGTCGACTGGGTGCTGGACCGGCTTGCCCGGCAGATCGACGACCTGCGTGCCGAGCTGGACGAGGTGCGGGACGCCCGAGACAACGTCGACGCCAATGCCGAGTAA
- a CDS encoding pyridoxamine 5'-phosphate oxidase family protein, whose product MTSWREFTRLAPTIAEVFTRRHADTRNLCFLSTLRRSGAPRISPMEPRLFEGRLIVGGMPGTTKLSDLARDPRFELHTATTDTHLTRGDAKVWGTVHDEQDLELHARFAEHLYATIGFDLRGRRFAPFYVADVEGASAVRLEDGHMIVTVWSPTAGEREIQKT is encoded by the coding sequence ATGACCTCCTGGCGAGAGTTCACGCGGCTGGCTCCCACTATCGCCGAAGTCTTCACCCGCCGCCACGCTGATACCCGCAATCTGTGTTTCCTCTCGACGCTGCGGCGCAGCGGGGCCCCGCGCATCAGCCCGATGGAACCGCGCCTCTTCGAAGGAAGGCTCATCGTCGGCGGCATGCCCGGCACCACCAAACTCTCGGACCTGGCTCGCGATCCCCGTTTCGAGCTGCACACCGCAACCACCGACACCCATCTCACCCGGGGCGACGCGAAAGTCTGGGGCACCGTGCATGACGAGCAAGACCTAGAGCTGCACGCGAGATTTGCCGAACATCTCTATGCCACCATCGGATTCGATCTGCGCGGACGGCGATTCGCACCGTTCTACGTCGCCGATGTCGAGGGCGCATCAGCGGTACGACTCGAAGACGGCCACATGATCGTCACGGTCTGGTCGCCGACCGCGGGGGAACGCGAGATTCAGAAGACCTGA